TAGTGACCAGGGGCAGGCCCTCTGAACAGCCCCCTTTTTCCAAGCATACATTTCTGATTAGGAGGTAAAGGCCTACAAAGTTCCCCTCACAATTTCCCACTCCAATCAGACTATACTTCTCGTTACTCTAAAGGGATACATTGCTGCTCCAGCCCTTCTCCCATACCCACTTACTCCCTGTGCTGCTCATGAACACATGCTTCTTTGTTGGCCTGCCGGAACTCGTGCAGCTCAGCAAAGTATTGATCAGATTTTTCTGCTATTGAAGAGTTTGTATCTAGGAGCCCTGAGAACACCAAGGAAAGAGAACAGTTCAAGGATTTACCGGATTTGGGAAAGCACCAAACAAGCCTCACACAAACACCATCATGGCAAACCAGAGATTTACTGTGTGGTTTGGGTCCCTTATTGCATTCATTCATTTTGATTACTTGGTATCCCCTCTGACCCCACTCAGCTTTGCCATTTGCTGCCTGGATTCCCATACCACTGCCTCTTCACCATTCCCAGGAAGCACAGGTCACCTCTGGCCTGAATGAGGAACGGCTTCTGACAAAACTGTTGCTCCTCTGCTGAGACCTGCTACGTGGGCTCTAGGTCCACAGTTCTGTCACAGCTCAACTTAAAGGGGTCATAAACTGTGTTTTAACTCTTCCCACTACCAAATCACGCCGAGGGCTTTGCTTGACGTTTAGGATTCACCTGCAATCCAGTCATAGCCCAGGAAAGGGCGCATGGACCAGCTGCTCACAGGCATGGTATATTCTTCAGGGTCAGACTGAAAAGTCACATGACCAGCttccttcagggaaaaaaacaattcaTAAACACTTCTGACACATCTAGCAGGACGTTCAAAAGTACAGCTTAGGACATAACTGGCAGCTGTTCAAATGGGACGGCTGTGGCTTACTTTGAGGCTGGATTCTATCTATGCCTTTACCAGTAATTTGCTTCACCAGCCCTTTGTCCTCTCAATTCATAAAATAGAAGAAGGACGCAGGGTACTTGCCCAGGGTAAGGCGGTATTTTTTGGGGCTTTAAACAAAATGCTGATTTCCCTGCATCACACATCCCCAAGCATCAGGCTACCCGTGCTGCCTTGGAGGATGATCACGGCAATAGCTTGCCCTTCACACTGAAGGAAACAAGCACTGCACCAGGCTGCTCTTCCTGAGCATATGAATCACATATGCAAATGACAAAGAGTCATTTACTTACGTTTACATTCACTTACAGTGAAGTGCTACAGCTTTCTAGTCTGGTTCAAGGGTGAAGGAAAGCAGGAGCTGAACAAACTGCCAACAGCCCCTGGCTGCTAAGGCTGGGAACAGTTCTGACACCAACTCCCAATTTACACAGTGGGAACAAGGCAAGTAATGTTCTCCTGACCCTTTCGCCCTGTCCTTCTATATTGACttatgaaaatgagaaagcattAGTTTCACCATTTACCTTCAACTCTTTGGACTGCGATGTCAACAAGATTGATTTACGGATTATGGGCTCTCTAATGATCACGTGCTGCTTGCTGGTCTCTTCACTTTGTATTTTGCTCCGTGATGGGTCCAGATGACCCttaagctgttttttctcatgGAAATCACATAGCAGAGCGGATGGTTTTCTGTTCTCTCCATGTCCCAGAAGGAAGGATTCTTTCTCTGGACTTCCTCGAGCATGGCCATCCCTATCCACTCCAGAGGTTTCTCTGCCACACATAATGATTTCACACACTGGCATAAcatccttctctttcccaggaAAGCTGGAATCCAAACCTACAGCTTCCTGCATCTTTTCTTGTTGTTGCTGTATCCCTCTGTCATTGCTGCTCTGTTTAAGAGATGAACAGAGGGCTGCTCTGGCTGCGTAAGCTCTGGGTTCCACGGACACCAACATTGCAGGGTCAGCTGTAGACTTCGCAGCATTgacctcattttccttctgtaaggACAAAGACCACAGGGCATCATTCAGATTACAAATACCGTTCACTACATTTCACTCAGTAAGCGAAAATCAACTTCTCATTCTAGCCTGCTCACCCCTTTAAATtcctgtgggggaaaaaagcaaaatccttaTATTATTCATTAGACGTTATTGTTTGGAGAGAATA
This DNA window, taken from Grus americana isolate bGruAme1 chromosome 21, bGruAme1.mat, whole genome shotgun sequence, encodes the following:
- the MIIP gene encoding migration and invasion-inhibitory protein isoform X4 — encoded protein: MPGGAGRAHPRRAAAWLQERPGRGRPGESRQRLERGRGSPGRGIAWRRGGVLRRMELDHLKRLRQANQDLLQRLRMKQEEIRKRLPSKPLLPASLQNRTATERSVPLPERGKENEVNAAKSTADPAMLVSVEPRAYAARAALCSSLKQSSNDRGIQQQQEKMQEAVGLDSSFPGKEKDVMPVCEIIMCGRETSGVDRDGHARGSPEKESFLLGHGENRKPSALLCDFHEKKQLKGHLDPSRSKIQSEETSKQHVIIREPIIRKSILLTSQSKELKEAGHVTFQSDPEEYTMPVSSWSMRPFLGYDWIAGLLDTNSSIAEKSDQYFAELHEFRQANKEACVHEQHREPKALDYILPEEEPGLISSSHKCVYCYRLNQRLFAVPVDSESACPVCKIPRSHQPPEILEEPAYVSIAWLAGKISSLPATPHSAVWICKLHWKRSLFTILAW
- the MIIP gene encoding migration and invasion-inhibitory protein isoform X5; its protein translation is MPGGAGRAHPRRAAAWLQERPGRGRPGESRQRLERGRGSPGRGIAWRRGGVLRRMELDHLKRLRQANQDLLQRLRMKQEEIRKRLPSKPLLPASLQNRTATERSVPLPERGKENEVNAAKSTADPAMLVSVEPRAYAARAALCSSLKQSSNDRGIQQQQEKMQEAVGLDSSFPGKEKDVMPVCEIIMCGRETSGVDRDGHARGSPEKESFLLGHGENRKPSALLCDFHEKKQLKGHLDPSRSKIQSEETSKQHVIIREPIIRKSILLTSQSKELKEAGHVTFQSDPEEYTMPVSSWSMRPFLGYDWIAGLLDTNSSIAEKSDQYFAELHEFRQANKEACVHEQHREPKALDYILPEEEPGLISSSHKCVYCYRLNQRLFAVPVDSESACPVCKIPRSHQPPEILEEPAYVSIAWLAGKISSLPATPHSAVWICKLHWKRSLFTILA
- the MIIP gene encoding migration and invasion-inhibitory protein isoform X7; translation: MPGGAGRAHPRRAAAWLQERPGRGRPGESRQRLERGRGSPGRGIAWRRGGVLRRMELDHLKRLRQANQDLLQRLRMKQEEIRKRLPSKPLLPASLQNRTATERSVPLPERGKENEVNAAKSTADPAMLVSVEPRAYAARAALCSSLKQSSNDRGIQQQQEKMQEAVGLDSSFPGKEKDVMPVCEIIMCGRETSGVDRDGHARGSPEKESFLLGHGENRKPSALLCDFHEKKQLKGHLDPSRSKIQSEETSKQHVIIREPIIRKSILLTSQSKELKEAGHVTFQSDPEEYTMPVSSWSMRPFLGYDWIAGLLDTNSSIAEKSDQYFAELHEFRQANKEACVHEQHREPKALDYILPEEEPGVYCYRLNQRLFAVPVDSESACPVCKIPRSHQPPEILEEPAYVSIAWLAGKISSLPATPHSAVWICKLHWKRSLFTILAW